A genome region from Euphorbia lathyris chromosome 4, ddEupLath1.1, whole genome shotgun sequence includes the following:
- the LOC136225446 gene encoding acidic endochitinase-like produces the protein MAKILWLAALMVTFLVVGSEVEAGGISIYWGQNGGEKTLAETCERGNFEYVIIAFLSTFGNGQTPMINLAGHCDPYTNGCTGFSSDIESCQSKGIKVFLAIGGGAGSYYLSSTEDAMEVATYIWNNFLGGTSSSRPLGAAVLDGIDFDIEGGTTQYWDDLARFLSAYTTESRKVYLSAAPQCPFPDAWMGKALNTGLFDYVWIQFYNNPPCQYSYSSFAAITGDATKLLDSWNVWSNWASPVPSTKIFLGLPASTDAAPSGGFIKPPDLISQVLPVIKGFSNYGGVMLWSEYYDELTGYSDAIINYV, from the coding sequence ATGGCAAAAATATTGTGGTTAGCAGCATTAATGGTGACATTTCTTGTTGTGGGTTCAGAAGTAGAAGCAGGAGGAATATCAATCTATTGGGGTCAGAATGGAGGTGAAAAAACATTAGCAGAAACATGTGAAAGAGGCAATTTTGAATATGTGATCATTGCTTTCCTTTCCACTTTTGGCAATGGCCAAACTCCTATGATTAACCTTGCAGGCCATTGTGATCCCTACACTAATGGTTGCACTGGTTTCAGCTCAGATATTGAATCATGTCAATCCAAAGGAATTAAGGTTTTCCTTGCAATTGGTGGAGGAGCTGGGAGCTATTATCTTTCATCTACAGAGGATGCCATGGAAGTTGCTACTTACATTTGGAATAATTTCCTCGGTGGGACTTCATCGTCACGTCCGCTGGGAGCAGCTGTTCTAGACGGGATTGATTTCGACATTGAAGGAGGTACAACTCAATACTGGGATGATCTTGCTAGGTTCTTATCAGCATATACCACTGAGAGTAGGAAAGTATACTTATCTGCAGCTCCCCAATGTCCATTTCCTGATGCTTGGATGGGAAAAGCTCTCAATACAGGTCTTTTTGACTATGTTTGGATCCAATTCTATAACAATCCTCCTTGCCAATATAGTTATTCATCATTTGCTGCAATTACTGGAGATGCTACTAAACTTCTAGATTCATGGAATGTATGGAGTAACTGGGCTTCGCCTGTTCCGTCTACCAAGATATTCTTAGGTTTACCTGCTTCAACTGATGCAGCTCCTAGTGGAGGATTCATCAAGCCACCTGATCTCATTTCTCAAGTCCTTCCTGTCATTAAGGGATTTTCCAACTATGGAGGGGTTATGCTTTGGTCTGAGTATTATGATGAGCTTACTGGCTATAGCGATGCTatcatcaactatgtttaa
- the LOC136226768 gene encoding hevamine-A-like translates to MAKILWLAALMVTFLVAGSEAGGISIYWGQDGREKELAQTCARGNFEYVNIAFLSQFGNGQTPVLNLAGHCVPDNNGCAWLSSHIESCQTNGIKVFLSIGGGVRGYNLTSPEDAMEVATYIWNNFLGGTSSSRPLGPAVLDGVDFAIDISTNEYWDDLARFLSAYNYPSHKVYLSAAPQCIFPDDYLGNALNTGLFDYVWIQFYNNAKCQYNYSSSTAITGDITSLLDAWKEWSNWSLTVPSSKIFLGLPASPAAATSGGFIYIPDLITQVLPAINTATNYAGVMLWSEYYDELTLYSDSIKNYV, encoded by the coding sequence ATGGCAAAAATACTGTGGTTAGCAGCATTAATGGTGACATTTCTTGTTGCGGGTTCAGAAGCAGGAGGAATATCAATCTATTGGGGTCAGGATGGACGTGAAAAAGAATTAGCACAAACATGTGCAAGAGGCAATTTTGAATATGTGAACATTGCTTTCCTGTCCCAATTTGGCAATGGCCAAACTCCTGTTTTAAACCTTGCAGGGCATTGCGTTCCAGACAACAATGGTTGCGCATGGTTAAGCTCTCATATTGAATCATGTCAAACCAATGGAATTAAGGTTTTTCTTTCCATTGGTGGAGGAGTTCGGGGCTATAATCTTACATCTCCAGAAGATGCCATGGAAGTTGCTACTTACATTTGGAATAATTTCCTTGGTGGGACTTCATCGTCTCGTCCCCTCGGACCGGCTGTTCTAGATGGGGTTGATTTTGCAATTGATATAAGTACAAATGAATATTGGGATGATCTTGCTAGGTTCTTATCAGCATACAATTACCCCAGTCACAAAGTGTACTTAAGTGCAGCTCCCCAGTGCATATTTCCTGATGATTACCTCGGAAATGCTCTGAACACAGGTCTTTTTGACTATGTTTGGATCCAATTCTATAACAATGCCAAGTGCCAATATAATTATTCATCATCTACTGCAATTACTGGAGATATTACTTCTCTTCTAGATGCATGGAAGGAATGGAGTAACTGGTCTTTGACTGTCCCATCTTCCAAGATATTCTTAGGATTGCCTGCTTCACCTGCTGCAGCTACTAGTGGAGGATTCATCTATATACCTGATCTCATTACTCAAGTCCTTCCTGCCATTAATACAGCTACCAACTACGCAGGGGTTATGCTTTGGTCTGAGTATTATGATGAGCTTACTCTCTATAGCGATTCTATCAAGAACTATGTTTAA